A single Leptospira kirschneri serovar Cynopteri str. 3522 CT DNA region contains:
- a CDS encoding MepB family protein: protein MKLTRTELIEILDNFQKNVLKPCDVSVESLFFENEGSDYGACNFKLKKWKVTFRVAKITPKKVGQFVTLWKRNVQGQIQPYDIQDGIDYFIIFIYDKNHTGQFIFTKDVLLRQGILNGNKEGKLGFRVYPSWDVPYNQQAKKTQKWQLEYFLENLKKDSNKADRVKHFLKL from the coding sequence ATGAAACTTACTAGAACGGAACTCATCGAAATTTTAGACAACTTTCAAAAAAATGTATTAAAACCTTGCGACGTTTCAGTAGAAAGTCTGTTTTTTGAAAACGAAGGTTCCGATTATGGAGCCTGTAATTTTAAATTAAAAAAATGGAAGGTCACTTTCCGTGTCGCAAAAATCACACCTAAAAAAGTAGGACAGTTTGTGACTCTATGGAAGCGGAACGTTCAAGGCCAGATCCAGCCCTACGATATTCAAGACGGGATCGATTATTTTATCATATTCATATATGATAAAAATCATACAGGACAGTTTATATTTACGAAAGATGTTTTACTTCGACAAGGAATTCTAAATGGAAATAAGGAAGGGAAGTTAGGATTTAGGGTTTATCCTTCTTGGGATGTTCCTTACAATCAGCAGGCTAAAAAAACTCAGAAGTGGCAGTTGGAATATTTTTTAGAAAATCTTAAAAAGGATTCGAACAAAGCGGATCGTGTAAAACATTTTTTAAAACTGTGA
- a CDS encoding LCP family protein, with protein MTDWFCGLEWNRSVGLESKESSKKKSGWLLYIAAGILLFSALIFLIGKFNRTGLEEKIAAGKPIYFLFHAMGDSEEYEFGLLATLFPSNNRCALYFIHPITSFDDPDDSLDLLKSGAKSSVKSAVTDLIDTKPHYTISISSSQWIRIVDLLGGLDVYTDNKTVRSSSEYNREPGVYTMSGQDVYDYTSKIDKKETLDYLERISRQESVVLTLYETLSQKKEFLTTPLLIFAHSLIESDLSKEDFLSLIKFVNSRRIQFGISELPGEPMNDPKTKKLYLKTDITRARVAFRKFSKDMNSDVFTDAEFARTEVLNGTEVAGLAKDVRGILSDKRIKVLAADNAWKKGFPKTVVIDRSGNTAIMDRISTVLEKVEVHHVLRKDLGLDATVVVGSDYEPRK; from the coding sequence TTGACAGACTGGTTTTGCGGATTGGAATGGAATCGGAGTGTAGGTTTGGAATCTAAAGAATCTTCAAAAAAAAAATCGGGTTGGTTGCTTTATATCGCAGCCGGAATTCTATTATTTTCAGCTCTTATTTTTTTAATCGGTAAATTCAATCGAACCGGACTGGAAGAGAAAATTGCGGCCGGTAAACCGATCTATTTTTTATTTCACGCGATGGGCGATTCCGAGGAATACGAGTTCGGTCTTTTAGCGACTCTTTTTCCGTCTAACAACCGTTGTGCGTTATACTTCATTCATCCGATCACTTCGTTTGACGACCCGGACGATTCTTTAGATCTTCTCAAGTCCGGAGCCAAATCTTCGGTCAAAAGTGCGGTCACCGATTTGATCGACACAAAACCTCATTATACGATTTCCATTTCTTCTTCTCAATGGATTCGAATCGTGGATCTTTTAGGCGGTTTAGACGTTTATACCGACAATAAAACCGTTCGTAGTTCTTCGGAGTACAATCGAGAGCCCGGGGTTTATACTATGTCCGGACAAGATGTCTACGACTACACGAGTAAGATAGATAAAAAAGAAACTTTGGATTACTTAGAAAGAATCAGTCGTCAAGAAAGTGTGGTGCTGACTCTTTACGAAACTCTTTCTCAAAAAAAAGAATTCTTAACTACACCTCTTCTGATTTTTGCACACAGTCTGATCGAATCCGATCTTTCCAAAGAAGATTTTTTAAGTCTGATCAAGTTTGTCAATTCCAGAAGAATTCAATTTGGAATTTCGGAACTTCCAGGCGAACCGATGAACGATCCTAAAACGAAGAAACTCTATCTAAAAACAGATATTACAAGAGCAAGGGTCGCTTTTCGTAAGTTTTCAAAGGATATGAATTCTGACGTTTTTACGGACGCGGAGTTTGCAAGGACAGAAGTGTTAAACGGAACTGAAGTGGCTGGACTTGCAAAAGACGTTCGTGGAATTCTTTCGGATAAAAGAATTAAAGTTCTCGCGGCGGATAATGCTTGGAAAAAAGGATTTCCTAAAACTGTGGTGATCGATCGTTCCGGTAACACAGCGATCATGGATCGTATTTCAACCGTATTAGAAAAAGTTGAAGTTCATCACGTACTCAGAAAGGATCTGGGCTTAGATGCTACAGTTGTAGTAGGCTCTGATTACGAACCTAGAAAATAA
- the rsfS gene encoding ribosome silencing factor: MNPTHKQNPTTEEILRIIRDIMTDKKCEEISILNLESVNSYLSYFVICTVNSAVQANAVAREVRKTLKEYKLSHKEADKTGTSTTSGWTLLDFGEIIVHIMTPEKREYYNLDRLWRDAKRIEL; encoded by the coding sequence ATGAATCCTACCCATAAACAAAACCCTACTACCGAAGAAATTCTTCGGATCATACGAGATATAATGACGGATAAAAAGTGCGAAGAAATAAGCATTTTAAATCTTGAAAGTGTAAACAGTTATCTGAGTTATTTTGTCATTTGTACAGTCAACTCTGCAGTTCAAGCCAACGCGGTTGCAAGAGAAGTTAGAAAAACATTAAAAGAATATAAACTTTCGCACAAAGAAGCGGATAAAACCGGAACGTCCACAACTTCCGGTTGGACTCTTTTAGATTTCGGAGAAATTATCGTTCATATCATGACTCCGGAAAAAAGAGAATATTATAATTTAGATAGGCTCTGGCGGGACGCCAAGAGAATCGAACTCTAA
- a CDS encoding MBOAT family O-acyltransferase — protein sequence MIFNSAVFIYFFLVVLAFCYFFAVRKTSRTIQNLFLLIASYVFYGWWDWIFLVLIIFVSVSNFYIALLMEQKESIRGRLLFLAIVIDMGMLGFFKYYNFFIENLSAILKTSVAFLGAQDSTLFRDDIFLQIILPVGISFFTFQTLSYVIDVYFRKLKAETNLMDFCLFVCFFPQLVAGPIERAGDLLPQIKKDRKIDLDLFYKGCLLILVGYYMKTYVADNLAELADLVLLESPGLYKSNPELAGGHSAIHTVLALCAFIFQIYCDFAGYSYIARGCAFLLGFHLSENFITPEFSVNFRELFRRWHITLNRWFTDYVYIPLGGSKVSKFYNYRNLFLIFGLSGIWHGASWNFALWGLCCGLYIVLYMVFREPFEKLKIFVKFKFTFLNRPFFTKGFFFWSCFFTMFMFAMSSIFFRSYDGNHVKILFTNIVENFFILKGPNDQIGVSNYLTEILKLIGPLLVWDYFHYKNNSAFFIFEKPILVRVLTYLFFFYCIVLKGVFGKNVIYFAF from the coding sequence ATGATTTTCAACTCGGCCGTTTTTATTTATTTCTTTTTAGTCGTATTAGCTTTTTGTTATTTTTTTGCCGTTAGAAAAACTTCCAGAACAATCCAGAATTTATTTTTACTCATCGCTTCCTACGTATTTTACGGATGGTGGGATTGGATCTTTTTGGTTCTAATCATATTTGTATCCGTTTCCAATTTTTACATCGCTCTTCTGATGGAGCAAAAAGAGTCGATCAGGGGTCGCCTTTTGTTTTTGGCTATTGTGATTGATATGGGGATGTTGGGTTTTTTCAAATATTATAATTTTTTTATAGAGAATCTAAGTGCGATTTTAAAAACCTCTGTTGCGTTTTTGGGTGCACAGGATTCTACACTTTTTAGGGATGATATATTTCTTCAAATTATACTTCCGGTGGGAATCAGTTTTTTTACGTTCCAAACCCTTTCCTACGTGATCGACGTATATTTTCGTAAACTCAAAGCAGAAACCAATCTGATGGACTTTTGTCTTTTTGTCTGTTTTTTCCCGCAACTAGTCGCGGGGCCGATCGAAAGGGCGGGAGATCTTCTTCCCCAAATTAAAAAGGATAGAAAGATAGATTTAGATCTTTTTTACAAGGGTTGTCTTTTGATTCTTGTGGGTTATTATATGAAAACCTACGTGGCGGATAATCTCGCGGAACTTGCGGATTTAGTGTTGCTCGAAAGTCCCGGACTTTATAAATCCAATCCGGAACTTGCGGGAGGACATTCCGCTATTCACACGGTTCTTGCGTTATGCGCGTTTATCTTTCAGATTTATTGCGACTTTGCCGGATATTCTTATATCGCAAGGGGTTGTGCTTTTCTTTTGGGATTTCATCTGAGCGAAAATTTCATCACTCCTGAGTTCAGCGTAAATTTTAGAGAACTTTTTCGCAGGTGGCACATTACTCTCAATCGTTGGTTTACAGACTACGTCTATATACCGTTAGGCGGAAGTAAAGTCAGTAAATTTTATAATTATAGAAATCTGTTTTTAATATTCGGGCTTTCCGGAATCTGGCACGGTGCGAGTTGGAATTTTGCACTTTGGGGACTTTGTTGCGGACTTTATATCGTACTTTATATGGTTTTTAGGGAACCTTTTGAAAAGCTTAAGATTTTCGTAAAATTCAAATTTACTTTTTTAAATCGTCCCTTTTTTACGAAGGGATTTTTCTTTTGGTCTTGTTTTTTTACCATGTTCATGTTTGCCATGTCTTCTATATTTTTTAGAAGTTACGATGGAAATCACGTAAAGATATTATTTACCAACATCGTGGAGAATTTTTTCATCCTCAAAGGACCAAACGATCAAATCGGTGTTTCCAATTATCTTACCGAGATATTAAAATTAATCGGACCTCTTTTGGTATGGGACTACTTTCATTATAAAAATAATTCAGCTTTTTTTATATTCGAAAAACCTATACTAGTAAGGGTACTTACGTATTTATTTTTCTTTTATTGTATAGTTTTAAAAGGTGTGTTTGGTAAAAATGTCATTTACTTCGCTTTTTAA
- a CDS encoding DUF1566 domain-containing protein has protein sequence MRFGYLLLLLFLLWFPIRVFAQNKHSKIYIHKLSTEGNLNYGLENRFRNGIINSILRNFEGKYTIVDDDSLSILLKQVETLQKMDCSDEICMKQIADAIDANEVISGTISSQNGLVYVSLRNQIRDSKNLNYSIKSTFQMEFPEFLLDYYAGESGKKLLDLQYNLDPHKVPASTNGNLSVTFLKIKPVPGTNLNSMEFKTSDKILTGVLEEIKEELNKAVQHSHSKEYTESTEIYNRILNAFNERLSSESLKKLEPFVREIQTSITNNYSLEYKEKINNLDRNLFDSNPEDLEKRLSDYHSLLKEYSSQVPEKYRQLQILQSIQERKEKVELALFSLKEKEADKAYSQFDFSLSSKLYSNILKEFPEKTNGSYQSFRETIEKKAETSEKTGRSHLSNRLETIYLIIEREFTAEALADTEDEKESHQNKIHETFREGIATLAKSEFSSLIQIDRIKKEIKRVNQKLKIPISFQVQLNSLLHEGLETKNPTQIVNSHLLGADWESKTGLFWGSAKSKLKEILESTVQVGNSSRELKKLFTIHFENETIQLKDSKKEISNIQNFNSERKKIKKSVTQKEKFWEHSNGSYNWYQANQICSSRDLRLPSIEELEDSYESGETESWIENDSDKRYWSSTISIGENGAYNLDVFKGEIRWDHLSNYAGVRCLK, from the coding sequence ATGCGCTTCGGTTATCTTTTACTTCTTCTTTTTTTACTCTGGTTTCCTATCAGAGTTTTTGCACAAAACAAACATTCTAAAATTTACATCCATAAACTGTCGACAGAGGGTAATCTAAACTACGGTTTGGAAAACAGGTTTCGAAATGGAATTATCAATTCTATTCTTAGAAACTTCGAAGGTAAATATACAATCGTAGATGACGATTCCCTATCGATTCTTTTAAAACAAGTGGAAACCCTTCAGAAGATGGATTGTTCGGATGAAATTTGTATGAAACAGATCGCAGACGCGATCGACGCTAACGAAGTAATTTCCGGTACGATCTCTTCTCAAAACGGTCTTGTCTATGTGTCTTTACGAAATCAGATCAGAGATTCAAAAAATCTAAACTACTCTATCAAGTCTACGTTTCAAATGGAATTTCCAGAATTTCTTTTAGACTACTACGCCGGAGAATCAGGTAAAAAACTTTTAGACCTTCAATACAATCTCGATCCTCACAAGGTTCCCGCTTCTACAAACGGAAATCTTAGCGTAACATTTTTAAAAATCAAACCGGTTCCAGGAACTAATCTTAATTCTATGGAATTTAAAACCTCCGATAAAATTTTAACTGGAGTTTTAGAAGAAATCAAAGAAGAACTGAATAAGGCGGTCCAACACAGTCATTCTAAAGAATATACAGAATCCACCGAGATCTACAATCGGATCTTAAACGCGTTTAACGAACGCCTTTCGTCAGAGTCTCTGAAAAAATTAGAACCTTTTGTTCGGGAAATTCAAACGAGTATCACAAATAATTATAGTTTAGAATATAAGGAAAAGATAAACAATCTAGATCGTAATCTTTTCGATTCGAACCCGGAAGATTTAGAAAAACGTCTTTCCGATTATCATTCTCTTTTAAAGGAATATTCCTCTCAGGTCCCTGAAAAATACAGACAACTCCAAATTCTACAAAGTATTCAAGAAAGAAAAGAAAAAGTAGAACTTGCCCTATTCTCTTTAAAGGAAAAAGAAGCAGATAAGGCCTATTCTCAGTTCGATTTTTCTCTTTCTTCTAAACTATATTCAAATATTCTTAAAGAGTTTCCGGAAAAAACAAACGGGTCTTATCAATCGTTTCGAGAAACGATCGAAAAAAAAGCGGAAACTTCTGAAAAAACGGGACGTTCCCATTTATCCAATCGTTTGGAAACGATCTATCTTATTATCGAAAGAGAATTTACTGCGGAAGCTTTGGCAGATACGGAAGACGAAAAAGAATCTCATCAAAATAAGATTCATGAAACGTTTCGGGAAGGAATAGCAACTCTCGCAAAATCTGAATTTTCAAGTCTGATTCAAATCGATAGAATCAAAAAAGAAATCAAACGAGTAAACCAAAAACTGAAAATTCCCATTTCTTTTCAAGTTCAATTGAATTCACTTTTGCATGAAGGTTTAGAAACTAAAAATCCTACTCAGATTGTAAATAGCCATCTGCTCGGAGCGGACTGGGAAAGTAAAACAGGTCTTTTTTGGGGTTCCGCTAAATCTAAACTCAAGGAAATTTTAGAAAGTACGGTTCAAGTTGGAAATTCAAGTAGAGAACTTAAAAAACTTTTCACCATCCATTTCGAAAACGAAACGATTCAATTAAAAGATTCTAAAAAAGAAATTTCTAATATTCAAAATTTTAATTCTGAAAGAAAAAAGATCAAAAAATCCGTCACTCAAAAAGAAAAATTTTGGGAACATTCTAACGGTAGTTATAATTGGTATCAAGCAAACCAAATTTGTAGCTCCAGAGATCTTAGACTTCCGAGCATTGAAGAATTAGAAGATTCGTATGAAAGTGGTGAAACAGAATCCTGGATTGAAAACGATTCCGACAAAAGGTATTGGTCTTCCACGATCTCTATCGGTGAAAACGGCGCCTATAACTTGGATGTATTTAAAGGTGAAATCCGCTGGGATCATCTTAGCAATTACGCCGGAGTTCGTTGTTTGAAGTAA
- a CDS encoding TlpA family protein disulfide reductase produces MEFFVKFFYKKYIFLIFILPLDATFSEPLDNFAFYNLKEERVVLSDFLKKFSAKDILILNFTGSRCKPCKEQVPILLDLVKKTNIEMAGRWKLFFWIVFVGDDFQTGKEYSNLLNLSNNAETMVDPLSSSYKQVKIVGLPTVFILNSQREILLKTEGYNQSGMNDLKKFLSSWGK; encoded by the coding sequence ATGGAATTTTTCGTGAAATTCTTTTATAAGAAGTATATTTTCTTAATTTTTATTTTGCCATTAGACGCAACCTTTTCAGAACCTTTAGACAATTTTGCGTTTTATAATCTTAAGGAAGAAAGGGTCGTTCTTTCCGATTTTTTAAAAAAGTTTTCTGCAAAAGACATTTTGATACTTAATTTTACTGGTTCTCGATGTAAACCTTGTAAAGAGCAAGTTCCGATTCTTTTAGATCTTGTAAAAAAGACAAACATAGAGATGGCCGGAAGGTGGAAGTTGTTTTTTTGGATCGTATTTGTAGGAGATGATTTTCAAACCGGAAAAGAATATTCAAATTTACTAAATCTATCAAATAACGCGGAAACGATGGTGGATCCGTTATCTTCTAGTTATAAACAAGTCAAAATTGTTGGTTTGCCCACCGTTTTCATTTTGAATTCGCAACGGGAGATTCTATTAAAAACGGAAGGATATAATCAATCCGGAATGAATGACTTGAAAAAATTTTTATCTTCTTGGGGAAAGTAG
- a CDS encoding DNA-3-methyladenine glycosylase family protein, translated as MKDKILKFEKKEFHSICDLLCQKDRDLHSILLKYGYPPFWSRKPNFETLVHIILEQQVSLASAKAALVKLKNKIGSVTAPKILLLSDIELRECYFSRQKTGYVRDLAEFVFSKRLILGNLISKSDQKIRKDLIAVKGIGNWTVDIFLIMALHRADIFPLGDLAAVQSLKKIKNLPANTSRDQILFLSKSWKPFRSIATMLLWHSYIRENNIKI; from the coding sequence TTGAAAGATAAAATCTTAAAATTCGAAAAGAAAGAATTTCATTCCATCTGCGATCTACTTTGCCAAAAGGATCGGGACTTACATTCAATTCTTCTAAAATACGGTTATCCTCCTTTTTGGAGTCGTAAACCAAATTTTGAAACCTTAGTTCACATCATATTAGAACAACAAGTTTCTCTTGCTTCCGCAAAGGCGGCATTGGTAAAACTGAAAAATAAAATTGGCTCCGTAACCGCTCCAAAGATACTTTTGTTAAGCGACATAGAATTAAGAGAATGTTATTTCAGTAGACAAAAAACCGGTTATGTAAGAGATCTTGCGGAGTTCGTTTTTTCCAAACGACTCATACTTGGCAATTTGATCTCTAAATCGGATCAGAAAATTCGTAAGGATCTGATAGCCGTAAAGGGAATCGGAAATTGGACCGTGGATATTTTTCTAATTATGGCTTTGCACCGAGCGGATATTTTTCCACTCGGAGATTTAGCGGCGGTTCAATCCCTAAAAAAAATCAAAAATTTGCCTGCAAATACTTCTAGGGATCAAATACTGTTTCTTTCTAAATCTTGGAAACCGTTCCGCTCGATCGCCACCATGTTGCTCTGGCATTCCTACATTCGAGAAAATAATATTAAAATTTGA
- a CDS encoding TCR/Tet family MFS transporter, whose product MNHRRPAALGFIFVTILIDVIGFGIIIPVLPKLIQELTHGTLSEAAWYGGLLMFAYSFVQFVCAPFVGGLSDRYGRRPILLASLFGFTLDYLFLAFAPSIFWLFVGRVLAGIMGASFTTGYAYIADISPPEKRAQNFGILGAAFGFGFIIGPVIGGVLGQYGSRAPFLAAAALTLINCLFGFFILPESLTPENKRKFEWQKANPIGSLISLKRYPMIIGLVVAFFLMNVAAHSVQGTWNYYTMEKFQWNEAMVGYSLGVVGLVYAITQGGLIRIILPALGQNKSIYLGLALSGLGYALFALATQSWMMFVFLVPYCLGGIAMPPLQGIMSSQVPPNEQGELQGALTSLMSVTAILGPILMTGLFSYFTAKGTPVYSPEAPLWMGTVLTAASLWITVGSLRKHHSE is encoded by the coding sequence ATGAATCATAGACGCCCCGCAGCCTTGGGTTTTATTTTTGTAACCATTTTAATCGATGTAATCGGATTTGGAATTATCATTCCAGTTTTACCAAAGCTCATTCAGGAATTGACTCATGGAACATTGAGCGAAGCCGCGTGGTATGGCGGACTTTTGATGTTTGCGTATTCGTTTGTACAATTTGTTTGTGCTCCGTTTGTAGGCGGATTGAGTGATCGATACGGAAGAAGACCGATACTACTCGCGTCTCTTTTCGGTTTTACGTTGGATTATTTATTCTTAGCTTTTGCACCTTCCATCTTTTGGTTGTTTGTCGGAAGAGTTCTAGCGGGAATCATGGGAGCGAGTTTTACGACTGGTTATGCCTATATCGCCGATATTAGTCCTCCTGAAAAAAGGGCGCAGAATTTTGGAATTTTAGGGGCGGCGTTTGGATTTGGATTTATTATAGGGCCGGTGATCGGAGGTGTTCTAGGGCAATACGGTTCCAGAGCTCCGTTTTTAGCCGCGGCTGCGCTTACTCTTATAAATTGTTTATTTGGTTTTTTTATTTTGCCTGAGTCTTTAACTCCGGAAAATAAAAGAAAATTTGAATGGCAAAAAGCAAATCCGATCGGATCTCTTATCAGTTTGAAACGTTATCCAATGATTATAGGATTAGTAGTTGCATTTTTTCTAATGAACGTAGCGGCTCACTCGGTACAGGGAACTTGGAACTATTATACAATGGAAAAATTTCAATGGAACGAGGCGATGGTGGGTTATTCTCTAGGAGTTGTAGGTCTCGTTTATGCGATCACACAAGGCGGATTGATCAGGATCATTCTTCCGGCGTTGGGACAGAATAAAAGTATTTATCTGGGGCTGGCGCTCAGTGGATTAGGATATGCGTTATTCGCTCTTGCAACACAAAGTTGGATGATGTTTGTATTTTTAGTACCTTATTGTTTGGGAGGAATTGCAATGCCGCCTCTTCAAGGAATCATGTCTTCCCAAGTTCCGCCAAACGAACAAGGAGAATTACAAGGAGCCCTTACTAGTTTGATGAGTGTAACCGCTATCCTGGGGCCGATTTTAATGACAGGACTGTTCTCCTATTTTACCGCAAAAGGAACTCCTGTTTATTCTCCAGAGGCACCTTTATGGATGGGAACTGTATTGACGGCTGCGAGTCTTTGGATTACGGTCGGATCTCTTAGAAAACATCATTCGGAATGA
- a CDS encoding pirin family protein, whose protein sequence is MKVISAVIKDLGENFRVRRILPSIEARHVGPFVFVDHMGPVSIQTGKELTVRSHPHIGLATITYLYDGVILHRDSIGTEMKIRPYEVNWMTAGSGIAHSERSQLDLQYPILEGIQTWVALPKESEEVEPEFFHLDKNEIPVISEKDWELRLAAGEFLGKRSPVKVYSTLFYADLEVRAGGEGKWNIPNDQESALYVARGSLEVQGQKIQMGNMAVFDLGETVSFYSEEGSRSILLGGVPFPERRHLWWNFVSTSLERIEKAKLEWKQERFPAVPGETERIPLPEF, encoded by the coding sequence ATGAAAGTGATTTCGGCGGTAATCAAAGATTTAGGTGAAAATTTTCGGGTTCGAAGAATACTCCCTTCTATAGAAGCGCGCCACGTAGGCCCGTTTGTATTTGTGGACCATATGGGACCAGTCTCCATTCAAACCGGAAAAGAACTAACGGTTCGTTCACATCCTCATATCGGATTGGCTACGATCACTTATCTTTATGATGGAGTCATACTTCATCGAGATAGTATTGGAACCGAAATGAAAATTCGTCCCTATGAAGTCAATTGGATGACGGCGGGTTCTGGAATTGCACATAGTGAACGATCTCAATTGGATCTACAATATCCTATCTTAGAAGGAATACAAACTTGGGTGGCGCTTCCTAAGGAGTCGGAAGAAGTAGAGCCCGAATTTTTTCATCTAGATAAAAATGAAATTCCTGTGATCTCTGAAAAGGATTGGGAGTTGAGATTGGCCGCAGGGGAATTTTTAGGTAAACGTTCTCCCGTAAAAGTATATTCGACTCTTTTTTATGCCGACTTAGAAGTACGGGCGGGAGGAGAAGGAAAATGGAATATACCTAACGATCAAGAGTCTGCATTGTATGTGGCGCGAGGAAGTTTAGAAGTTCAAGGCCAGAAAATTCAAATGGGAAATATGGCCGTATTTGATTTAGGAGAAACGGTTTCTTTTTATTCCGAGGAAGGAAGTCGTTCGATTCTTTTGGGAGGGGTTCCATTTCCAGAACGTAGACATCTTTGGTGGAATTTTGTATCCACTTCTTTAGAAAGAATTGAAAAAGCAAAACTGGAATGGAAACAGGAACGTTTTCCGGCGGTTCCTGGCGAAACGGAAAGGATTCCTTTACCTGAATTTTAA
- a CDS encoding phosphatidylinositol-specific phospholipase C domain-containing protein, translated as MKTILTIFISFLLLGENLYANRGAVRENPIDVLERSPENKALTAQRKVQVSMNLPLNRALFFGTHDSYNSSAYRRNPSNQTYTITDQLRLGARYLELEVHWTNGRSGDKELLLCRGSNPNNHTGCYTYDLTLEAGLNEISQWIQKPENQNEVLILYFKDRFDGHVSEFMSKISSKLGSLLYRHQSRNCLNQSPSVIPKLGDMVKVNRRIFLTSNNCYNQEVSDSWGFYFRKDPFVSFQPSGFKGYPDCNFSRETYNSTLVRVYNDTIARNASDRGGSFTNSNIQSMLSCEVNLFGFDQFNADFAKQAVWSWDPATNQPLNREDQEHCVRIAANGRWSTHHCDMNLKFACKERDTGNWIVTSNRQGPWRDGSSACLFYSQSNLGRYQFAAPTTPYENKKLQDALISSGNSQTVWIDLTKKDGDNWGPDTTLEGYFSAP; from the coding sequence ATGAAAACAATTCTAACGATCTTTATCAGTTTTCTCTTACTCGGAGAAAATCTCTATGCAAATAGAGGAGCAGTAAGAGAAAACCCCATCGATGTCTTGGAAAGATCTCCAGAAAATAAAGCTCTTACTGCACAAAGAAAGGTTCAAGTCAGTATGAATCTTCCGTTAAATCGGGCTCTTTTTTTCGGAACTCACGATTCTTACAATAGTAGTGCTTATCGAAGAAATCCATCCAATCAAACTTATACGATTACAGATCAACTTCGTTTAGGCGCTCGTTATCTAGAATTAGAAGTTCATTGGACAAACGGTAGAAGCGGCGATAAAGAACTTCTTCTCTGCCGAGGTAGTAATCCAAACAATCATACTGGTTGTTATACCTATGATCTTACCCTTGAGGCTGGATTGAATGAAATCAGCCAATGGATTCAAAAACCTGAAAATCAAAATGAGGTATTGATTCTTTATTTCAAAGATCGTTTTGACGGACACGTTTCTGAATTTATGAGTAAAATTTCTAGCAAACTGGGATCTTTGTTGTATCGTCATCAATCGAGAAACTGCCTCAATCAATCTCCTAGTGTCATACCAAAGTTGGGAGATATGGTAAAAGTCAATAGACGAATTTTTTTAACAAGCAATAACTGCTATAACCAGGAAGTTTCAGATTCATGGGGATTTTACTTTAGAAAAGATCCTTTTGTATCTTTCCAACCAAGCGGTTTTAAAGGATACCCGGATTGTAACTTTTCGAGAGAAACCTATAATAGTACTTTAGTTCGAGTTTACAACGATACGATCGCAAGAAATGCGAGCGATAGAGGTGGTTCATTCACAAATAGTAATATTCAATCCATGCTCTCTTGTGAAGTTAACTTATTTGGATTTGATCAATTTAACGCCGATTTTGCAAAACAAGCAGTTTGGTCCTGGGATCCCGCTACTAATCAGCCTCTCAATCGAGAAGATCAAGAACATTGCGTGCGAATCGCTGCAAACGGAAGATGGTCCACTCATCACTGTGATATGAATCTTAAATTTGCTTGTAAAGAAAGAGATACCGGAAATTGGATCGTAACTTCCAATCGCCAAGGACCTTGGAGAGATGGTAGCAGCGCATGTCTTTTTTACTCTCAATCAAATTTGGGTCGTTATCAATTTGCCGCCCCCACAACTCCTTATGAAAATAAAAAACTACAAGACGCCCTAATATCGAGCGGTAATTCCCAAACCGTCTGGATCGATCTGACCAAAAAAGATGGAGATAATTGGGGTCCGGATACTACGTTAGAGGGATATTTTTCAGCTCCTTAA